A segment of the Lycium barbarum isolate Lr01 chromosome 7, ASM1917538v2, whole genome shotgun sequence genome:
atcatcatcttataagtaaataaaactgaaaatttcatgccaatttggggaaaaattgaaattgaatgtgataaaaggcgtttttttaaaaatcgcctcggccaaaccgccttgcggcagtttgtgtgcatagatctcggaaaaaaaatccaaaataaaaaaaaaaatcgcgtaaatcggacgtccgagcgcaaagttatgaccatctaaagtttgacgactttacaactagtttttctgcctatattttttagaattatatttatatttaaaataaatttatgtcttgactttacaactattttttttttgtttattaaaaaacgaaataagatttttttttatttcgtaaatatataaatgtttttataaatgaaacacaaaaatatatatatattcatcctatttcattggtacatgaatgaaatatatatatatatatattcctattttttattttcctatttcgttttttaatacacgaaatgcaatatatatatatatatatatatatatatatatatatatatatatatatatatgtatataatttcctatttcgtttttttattcactaaatacaaaaaaaaaaaaaaaaaacctatttcgttcattagattacgaaatgcaaaaaaaataaaaaaacaaatcaatttccttcattaatacacgaaataatatatatatatattttccaatttcctttttatacgaacgaaattagaaaaaaatttatcctatttcattttttaatacacgaaatgcaaaaacaaaaaaaaaaaaatataatttcctatttctttttttattcacgaaataaaataaaaaaacatctatttcgtggattgtgtcatgatatgtaaaaaaaaaatcatttttttcacgaaattaaaaaaaaaaaaaaaaaaagctatttcgtggattgttccacgaaatgcaaaaaaaaattaaaaaaaaaactatttcgtggaacaatccacgaaatagcaaaaaaaaaaaaaaaaaaaaaaaaaaaagagttgctgctatgaacagtaactggggtatttcgttgaatgatcaacgaaatacccatttgggtataaaaaaaaaagatagcctattttggtctaattgctgtaaaaatatgtcattttggctccggactccgtTTGTGATTAAACTTTGATTGGTTAATAAACGTGCAGTGTGAGAGCATAGATGCAGTTGAGAAAAAGTTGACAGAAATGGGGATAAAATACGTGAGAAACCTAGTGGAAGAAGGAGGGATATACGTGGATCAACTCTTTTTCCACGATCCAGATGGCTTCATGATTGAAATTTGCAACTGTGACAAACTTCCTGTCATTCCACTTGTTGGGGAGATGGCTAGGTCTTGCTCCAGACTTAATCTTCATCATCCTCAGACAATATCACACCAACAACCCATTAATGTACATGTCCAAGTTCAAACCTTAAACTAGATTAATTAATGTTCCTTGGTTTAAGGGTTAGTTGGCTAATTAGAATGGTTGTTATTAGAATTGAACTTTAATTTCTTTTAGAAGGTTGGCTTCTTTTCTTAGTTTTTCATCTTGTAATAGCGTTAGTGATTGGTACTTGTAATAATAAGTTTGGCAATTATTGAAATGGTTAAGTGGATGATATAGTTTTGGTAACTCTATTGATTTGGCCAGAGATTACTACCGTAACTTACCCCTTGGATGCGCATGAAACCATCATATTGCTTTTTGTCCATAATTTGTTGATATTGCTTTTTGTCTTTGTTGATACCTGGCCGTAAAGCTTGTCGAAATGATATCGATGTGTACTAATAACCATTGATAGATTGGTTTTATGGAGTCGATACATATAATGCTTCGAGAAAATGGAAATTTTTTATGCGGATCACTCTTATGGACTATAAATGATTTTCCAGCTTATGCCTACTTGTCTGGATGGAGCACAAAGGGAGCTTTGGCTTGGCCTTAATGTAATAAAGAGACTCCTCCTACTCGATTAAAGTATAATCGTAAGTTATCTCTTACATGGGTGCTCGTAGGTTAATCATCTAATCATAGATGATAGGATAATAAACGTGATTTTAATAGAGAAGTTGAAAAAAGATCTGCTCCTGAAATTTTCCCTGGAGATAACGTCTTAAACCAGTTATCTAGTTAATTAATTCAACTAATTCTGTCAAACGGAAacaaaaatgagaaataaaacatatatatatatatatatatatatatatatatatatatatatatatatatatatatatatatatatatatatatatatatatataaagattaACAAGGAAAAGTATAACAATGCGTAAAATACAAATAGTATGGCTGAGATAGAGGACTGCTATGAGAGTCTATGTGATAGAaaaaaggtatatatatatatatatataaatataaagatTAACAAGGAAAAGTATAACAATGCGTAAAATAGAAATAGTATGGCTGAGATAGAGGACTGCTATGAGAGTCTATGCTATAGAAAAAATACCTTTCAATTATGTGAGGCAAAATCATTATGGGACCAACAATTACGAGTACCGTGGAAGGCATATGTTAAGATGAATACTAGATAACTAGATTATAAATGATCATATTTGTTACTCattccgtttcaatttgtttagactccctccgtttcaattacTATTTGGACAATCAACTTATATTTTTCTGGGAAAATTAAGTTGTGTGTCTACTGAGGCATTTAATTTGCCAATTTTGACCCAATTATACCCACTTTATCCGGTTTGGCCCAAATTGGCTATATTTTTGGTAATAATGAGAATAAAaatgagaaaaggaccaaaatcatccataatgtttgggtttggatcaaaatcatacatattctttcacatggtgcactaatagtacattatgtttgcataagtggtgcacttttagtcacaatcccaaataaatttaacggaaaagaacaaaaatgcccctgaacttttagaaaaggtataaaaataccctttattcatctattttgctaaaactacccctcaattcaactttttggctcatttattccccttgactaacggacaacactaatttatttattttttttaaaattaaattgcacatgacattttattactgaaaaattgatttattcttttaaaaagaaatctgaaaccttggaatttttttaaatttggaaaacttttttttaacgagtaaaaccttgactaacggacaacactaattttttttcttttcaaaatgtgaaaaattggatttttataaaaatctgaaaaaattaaattttttatggaaaaactgtgtttaaaaaaaaaaccagaaaactatatttttttaaatctagaagaaaattatggagtattagttttgcacattttacttaaaaaaacaatcagtttttcagatttaaaaattgaattttctaaaaaaaaaatggggtttccacccgttaattttttttttccaaacttaaaaaaattccacatgttttaatgaaaatccaattctattttatatatatatatatatatatatatataaaaggcttactacatttgtttttttaaagaaatggatgttgaaaaattatttttccttattctacaaataacgatttttcagatttctttttaaaagaataaatcaatttttcagtaataaaatgtcatgtgcaatttaattttttttttaaaaaataaaaattagtgttgtccgttagtcaaggggaataaatgagccaaaaagttaaattgaggggtagttttagcaaaatagatgaataaagggtatttttataccttttctaaaagttcaggggcatttttgttcttttccgttaaatttatttgggattgtgactaaaagtgcaccacttatgcaaacataatgtattattagtgcaccatgtgaaagaatatgcatgattttgatccaaacccaaacattatggatgattttggtccttttctcgaaTAAAAATTCCAATTAACCATTCTCTTTCAAAACATCCGGTCTAAGGGGTGGCAATGGGGCAGGTTAGGGCGGGGCAAGCCTTGACCTGCTAAGAGCTTGACCCGCCCTACCCTGTTTAGCATTTTTCTAATAATTTGCCCTGTCCTGCCCTGCCCCGCCCCGGCCCGTTAAGCTCTGCACTGCCCCGGCCCGTTAAGCTCTGCCCCGCCTTGCCCTGTTAAGCCCTGCCTCGGATTCCGGTCTTGTCTTGCTTCTCTCATCATTCTTCTTCCAGTTCTAGTTCTTCATCCACCGATcttcatttttcttcttcaatCTCTATAACGGTTTTCTCTCAAATAAATTTTTACACAACAATCTTAGGTTTCTCGCCTTATACTAGAAGATCCGAAGCAATAGCAAGGACAAAGCAAACGCATGAAAATTTACCGAAGGAAAGGCACCAAGGAAGCAATTGGCCACCAAAGCTACAAGGAAATCAGCATCGACAACCGGAGGAGTGAAGAAGCCTCATCGTTTTCGCTCTGGAATAGTGGCTCTTCGTGAGGTTCGTAAATATTAGAAGATTACTGAACTTTTGATCTAAAAGTTTCCCTTTCAACGATTGGTCAGAGAAATTGCATAGTATTTCAAAACGGATCTGAGATTTCAGAGCAATGATGTGACTTACTTGGTGGGTCTCTTGAGTAGTAAGTTCTAAGTTGGAGATATGGTGGTGTACGATGGAGATATCAGGGTGTTTGGGCCCCCAATGGAATACATtgtttatacatagttatacatTGTTTATATATTGTTATACAAAACACATACATTATTTGTACATTATATATAGTGTATGTATAAGtaatgtataatagtgtataaggaTGTATATGTAAAACTACAAAAGTAGTTGAGCAACTTATATATAGCTAGACATTACATATATATTATCTTTACAGTGCATGAGTTGGTTTCATGTGTTTATATAAAacatataaataatatatacagAGTATATGTAATGTTACAGATACATTATTTATACACCGATGGTACAGTGGGCTACATCCCGCAAACTAAATTCGTGCTAATATATACATTATCTAAACTGATGATATAGTGGGCTACATCGGCTGCAAACTTTTAACATTGAAGCTTGGcttttttctttatttctgaAGTTAATTAGATTTATTTAATCTTCCAATGGaaaagaatcttttttttttcatcaatACCGAACTATTAAATGATCTGCGCTCTTGTTACAAACATGCCTATTGAAGAGTCACTAAATTTAGTATTTATATGTATGATAAATTTAAATAGACCATATAAATCTACATTTCTAAGAGGGCTACCATTACATGGTATCTAGCATTGGGTTTTAAGTAAATTACACATAAAATTTCTTTCTAAATGTTAGAGAGGGTTAGAGTTCCCAATTGGTTGGGGAAAGGATCGGTGACCtgcttatatggacttgggcaattCTCACCTCGTGAGCTAGAGTTAGGCTCAAAAGTCATATATTCACGTGGCATCAGAGTCAGGTACGTCCTATTTGGACACCGTGTTATGTTGTCCATGCTCCAATTGGCGATCTAGACGTGCGGTGGGTGTTAGAGAGGGTTAAAGTCCCAAATTGGTTGGAACGGACTGGCCTGTCATAGTTTATAGCAAGTGGAAACTTGGCATAAGGTATGCATATTTTGTGGGATGAATCTGATTGTAGTGATAAAACACAAGAGGGGTATATTGAGTGTGTCCTTATTTTTCAACCTTCTTGCTGAATAATTTGAGATGTAAAACTTGAGCGTTGAAGTTGAAAACTAGATTCTAGCAATCCTTAGTTTTAGAAATAAGTAGCAGTTCACAAGCATAACTGAGAGAATAAACAATAAATAGAGAAAGTGAGCTGTTCAAACTCAgaattttatactggttcagcaAGACCTACATCCAATCTCCCTTTAAGCAAGGTGTTCCACTATGATCAACTTGTTTTACTTGAAAACAGGCGCTAAGTGATTTTATGCAAGTACAAGAAATATTTCTTCCACTAACATCCAAATGTTTTAAAGACTGCAAAGATCCTAAATCCTCAAGAACTACACCCAATTACTAAGATGAAGGCGATTTAAGTAGGATAAAGCTGATAGTTAACGGAAAACAGAAGTTGAGGAATGCTGCAGATGGTGTAAAACATGTGAGAATCTTAACTCCCTCAGTTTTCCGAGCTTGGTGATGGAGGGAGGTGGTTGGGAGATTGCAGTTTCACTTGCATCAAGTGTCTCTAACTCTTGCAGATCACCAATGTTTTCTGGAAGCTTCTCTAGCTTTTTGCATCCGCAGATGAAAAGATTTTGAAGATTCATCAAATTACAGATGCTGTTCTGTAGACTTACAAGATCTTCACAACCTTTCAAATAGAGCTCAATGAGGCCACTCAGATTCCCAATGGACGAAGGCAGTTCTCTAATCCCAGTAGATCTTAGGAGCAGTCTTCCAAGCGACGCATATCTCCATTGATTTATGGAAATATATCTAATTTTAGGCAATTAGATATCTCGAGTTCTACATAGGATTCCATCTGAATAGAGATTGGAAGCTTCTTTAAGTTATCAAATTGGTATAAGCTTAAATAATGAAGCTTCTTTTGAACTCCAATAGATATGAGGAGCTCTACCAATCAAGAACTAATGACCAATATTAACTTACTCCAATTGCTCTGATTCAACGAGGCTGTTTGGCAGCGTTGCAAGTTTATTGCAAAGGAAAATCTCCAGGACTCTAAGATTTTGAATAGTGAGATCCGAGATACTTTCAAGAACTTCACATTCTTCCAAATACAAATGGCTCAGGCTGCTGAGAGATGAGGGTAAGCTTGCTTCTTATCCAAGGGGATCCTACCTTCAGTGTTGATAAGTGCCGCATATCTCCATAGAGTTTTGGAAATTTTAATAAACTTGTGCATGGTCAAGGTTGAGAGTCTCAAGAGATCGCATGGAAACAAATTTTAGAAGCTTCTTAAGTTTCTTAAGTTTGACACAACCTGTCAAAATCAAAGAAGTAAGAATTCTGCAATGTCCAAGAGAGGGATGAACCTCTTCCAAATTCTCACACCCCCATAAATTTAGTGTCTCCAAGTTCAGCATATCACCAAAGTTAGGGGTTTCTGTTAACCAAAGGCTGAATCAGAGATCCAAATGCTTCAAGTAGCTCAATTTCTGTTTTCATACAAAATATAAAACATAATGATTCTCCGATGAAAACTTCATTTAAATTAAGAGAATAGGAAAAGTTTTGCCTTTCGAATCTGCTCATTAAATATGTAGCTGATATGGATATTgatttaaaatattattttaaagcAAACAATTGTCTTAACACAAATTGTATCTTGCTAACCTACTACAGGTCTACAACATTGTACCCAGTTTTTTATTCACTAAAATACCCCTGCTACCGCATTAAAAGTAAGCCCTAATGTGAGAGCTGGTCGATGTTCGGAGCATTTCAAATGTAGGTTAAATAGATAATGTGAATTAAACTAGGAAATAAAAAAAAGGGAATATTGGTGTGTTGGAGAGATAGAATAAAGCACAGCACCATACCTTTTATATTGGCCAGAGTTCAACAAGCTGACTTTTATATAAATGAAGCACAATGAGCTGGGATGGTTCAAATCTCTCTGGCAATGAACTTGAAGGATACCCCTGCCGCTCAATAAACCGCAAGCTGGAAGGAAGATAAGTGATACCGCAGTCCTAGCTAAAAGCTCTATCACCAATTACGAGTACTTGTAAGCTTTTCATCCTCTTGAAATTATTGCAATAATTGACAGGATCATTTTCAAAACCGTATTCTTTTGGGATAAATAGGCTTTCCACCTTTTCTGTTATCTGTAAAGAATGCAACATATATTTAATTGCTAAGGAATAAAAATGAAACCAAAAAGATTAACAGAACTAAGTCACAATACTAAGAGCTAATGAAATTATTAATTACATTAAGTATTGCTTACAAACTTCCCTTTGAAAAGGTCACAAACCTCCTCGGGAAGTCATATTCTGCTGTTAGCGTACTCTTCCCGTATGATAGTTTCACCCATTTCTCTTATCATATCATGCATCACAGTTCTATTATTTATGTCGATGGATAATAGAGATATTTTGATAAGGTAAACAACTCCTATCAATTGAAAACCACGACTCTCAAGTACTAGTTCCATATAAAGTTCAATATCATTTCTACTCAAGCATGCGATATATAGAAATGTAAAATATAGAaatatttccttttcatctctGTCCAGTCCATCAAAACTAAGCCTAAGCTTTCCTAGAATATCATTGTGAGGAATTCTCTTCAACCGATCAACTATGTCTCTCCACTGCTCTTTGTCTCGTTTGTAAAAAGAATAACCTAAAACTTTAAGAGCTAGAGGGAGTCCACCAGCATACTCCACCACTTCTCTTGAGAGTTCCATAAAATCTTTCTTTGGTGATTTTTCTCTAAAGAGTGCCTACTGAACAATTCAAGAGGTTCATCCTCAGGTAATAGTTGGACTTCATACACGTTATCCCCAACATGACTAATCAACAGGTGCTTGTCTCTTGCTATTAAAATAATTCTGCTACCCCTACCAAACCACTCTGTCCCTCCAACTAAAAATTCTAATTCTTTTCGATGGTTTACATCATCGAGAATGAACAAAACTTTCTTCCGGCGAAGCATATTCTTATAAATAATCACCCCTTCGTGTTCACTAGTTAGAGTCATATTTTTACCTAAGAGCTTGCAAATGACGACTTCTGCTAGCCATGTTAGTCCATTTTTTAGATACAACGTTCCAACACCACCAAGAAAACAATCAGCTTCAAATCGATGACGGTATCTTTGATATAGAACACTTGCAATTTCTGTCTTGCCGATGCCACCCATACCTCAAATCACAATAGAGAGGACATCGTTTGATTCCATGTCTAATAATGAGGGTACTTTCTCAACCAGAGATTTCATTCCCACCAAGCTTTCCGGAAAGGGTGAAATAATTTGAAGCGACTCAGGAAATATGTCATCAACTAGGTTCTTGATGCAATCTGCCTCATCCTTACATTACAGTGAAAAGAATCTCAGAGTAAATTAAatggaaaataaaagaaagagttgTCACAGATAATGTCTAAAAGAAACACATAATAATGTCACAAGGTAGTTGCTTTTTCTGGTGTCACAAAGTAGTTTAAATCAATATATATTATAGTACTTTTACATTTTTAGATCTAATTACATCATCAAACAAGCACATACTCATGGTCTGCCCATTAATGTTGTtatattattataattataagTAAACTGACTATCATATACATCTCTGTTGTCCTAGATCATTGTTCCTTTTTTGGTGAAAGTCCAGATGATAATTGTGTGGAAATGTAGCTAAGAAGTTGGTCCTTATTCCTCTTGATAACGAGAAACCGAAGAAAAAAATTCTTACTTGAAATTTTGTAAATGACACCCTGATATTTTCCCAGCTTCCGCAAATGCATCCCTCCATCTTTGAACCTTCTCCATATCATCTTTGCATTTTTCCTCATATTGGGAAAATGACTCAGCGAAAGGGGAATTTTGATGACACACATCTGATGGACTCATATCATAGAAGACAGGAATCACAATCTGTTCCAGTTCATTTTTGCACTTTATGATGTGTGCAAGCTCCTCTAAGCACCATCTTGAGGATGCATAGCTTTTTGAAAATATCGTGATCGCGAATCTGGCCTCTTCTATGGCTTTTAAAAGTTCACCAAAAATTGATTTTCCCCTTTCCAACCGCTCATCCTCTTTGAAAGCATGGATACATCTATGTTCTAGAGCATTATAAAGATGACTCACAAAGGTTCTACGTGTATTTCACCTCTAAAACTCAAAAAGACATCTTATTTGCAAACCTTGGAAGACTAAGCGTAAGACATTGTTGAAGAATATTGGTAAAGCCTAACAGGCAAATTCTCAGCTTTGTGTATATGGTGAGAATACTAGTGCTTAATAAAGAGCAAGACTTCACCTTTTTCACTTTATGGGAAATTTCTTATCATTTTCCTCTCTGTCATGAGACTGCCCTACCTTTTTCGCAATGGTGGGAAATTAAAGAGTGCTgagagcaaaaaaagaaaagcTAAAGTTGGAAAAGACAGAAGAAAACAAATGAAAAGGGAATCAAAGTAAAGTAAAAGGAAGGAAGGAAAGATTTCTTAGTCTGGTGTAATAATTGTGAAAGTAATTATGACTATTTATCTGAACTGTtgctgatatgaagtaaagtgttATTTCTAATAGTATCATTCTCTGTATACACTTTTAATATAGTAGAAGCATTATTCAATAGTTGGAAAAGACGACGAAAACAAATGAGCAGGGAATCAAAACAAATTATATATTAGGACTCATAATACTTCTAATTGCTGTTAAACTATTGGATTTGAGACTGAGATACTAGTACAACTTTTGTCTAGATCACAATAATTGAGAAAGTtgttggaattaagaaaatgaataACATTTGGAGGTTAAATGGTAATACATGTTACAATTTCTTTTAAGCATATATTGGCACTAGCCTGTAAATAGAAAGCTCTGTTTACATCACTGTCTCTACGGCATGCATTATTGTGAATAGGCCTGGGCATTGAGCTGAGCGAGCTGAACCCAACTCAGCTCTTTAATGTTTCGTTCTTCGTAGTGCTACGCCATTAGAAACATAAATTTATAATATATAAATTGGCTAATTAAGAAAAATATTAGCATTACTAGTTTAATTTGGCAATTACATTCAAGTGTGAGTGAAATATATACATTATTAGTCTATACAAGAACTCAAATTTAAATGACATTAACTTAATATTGAACATAGAATAAGCTTTCAGGCAAAAAATAAACGATACAACAAAAGCAATACAAAATTCAAGAATTTTGTATAATATTAAATTTCTTTAATTTCTGAACTAttaaatataaaatattaattaCATTTGCACCACCCATAAAATATTCTCAAGTAATGGTCTATAAAAAATGTAATTATGTCAAATTAATTAAGGAAatataaaattataaatttattaCAATAAATAATGATCATTAAATTGATATTTTGCTAACTTAATTAAGATTAAATGGATGAATTTTTGTTTTAAAGTAATCAGCACATGACCAAAACGAGCCAATCGAGCTGAGTCGAGCCAACTCAACCGAGCCTGAGCTTTACCTACCTGAGCTTTGATCGAGCCGAGCCGAGCTAATTTTTTACTGAGACCGAGCCGAGTCCCGAACCGGTCCAGCTCTTTGCCCTGGCCTAATTTTGAATGAGTTAAAACAAAATCCAATATTTAAACTACAATTAGTACTATTACTAATTCTAATAGTTCCATCATTGTCTCCACAACATGCATTATTGTGAATGAGCTAAAacaaaattcaatattttaaCTGCAATTAGAACTATTACTATAATTCTAAGAGTTCGATCACTGTCTCCATAACATACATTATTGTGAATGGGTCCAACTTCTTATGAAGTTTCTAGACAGCATCATTTGTTCAATTAAGTCCAACTTCCTAGAAAGGTCCTTTCAACAAACACAAAGGAATGTCCTTACTATTCCTCTAGATTTATATTGTTTTTTAATGATTTACTTGCGATCCTATAACGATTGTATAAAGTTTTCcgacaagtggtatcagagcacagtcTCGTTATATCGTTGAACATGATTTTCAGTATTTTAAAATTAGATTAAGATACAAAAATACTGTATTTTCCAAATTGAATAAATTTTCTGGCTGTTTTTTTCTTTGGGACGGcagaatgcaaaaaaaaaaaaatgatttttggattTCCCTCTATACGTCAATTGATTCGTTTCTGGATTATTACTTTTTTGAGACTGTCT
Coding sequences within it:
- the LOC132603655 gene encoding glyoxylase I 4-like gives rise to the protein MKGNTGNPLSLTSLNHISLVCTSLEESIDFYKNVLGFVPVRRPGSFNFNGAWLFGHGIGIHLIQSEGTENLPKKTEINPKDNHISFQCESIDAVEKKLTEMGIKYVRNLVEEGGIYVDQLFFHDPDGFMIEICNCDKLPVIPLVGEMARSCSRLNLHHPQTISHQQPINVHVQVQTLN